A portion of the Stigmatella aurantiaca DW4/3-1 genome contains these proteins:
- a CDS encoding tetratricopeptide repeat protein, with amino-acid sequence MSEPTDLTKTSSFVSPPLPAAGVPVKPATEVLAQGLGAMPPVTTEEEARERVAALDREARALSVTEPQMAALLFHELGLIWEETLKNPRNAAVAFQAAYKLAPKFLVNIRAARRLFADVGNWQMVLQLLDAELNGTDEPRQKAALLFEKATILEERLSREADAKATWRQCLDLKPTEVALLTQLEAHYAARNDSEALVEVYQLLARALETPALRAHYLTSAGLVLEERLKQPEAAAACFREAFTLDRSDLLLLASLKRVAEREGRTDEMLAALASEAHLLGTQATPAYLQIAKIYERLGRKDDALAALLAARRVTPQEPLVLSELAAIYETQGRYEELADVLLSWVGSINDESELVAINLRLAALYEEELKREVDAIARYQAILSRIPGHAAALAGMGKLYHRLQNWEGLVSVFDAEIAAGDEPKQKAARMYKAAEVMEERLGRQEDAIARYSACLQLQPGYLPAQKSLARLYERQGRFAELVAMYEQDLLQTADRDQLITTLNKMAGIYEDRLSDLVHAIDCMKRILDLASDHLPTIRNLSRLYERAGQFRELIETQELEASFAGDTKQVLSLYHRNAEILDEHLKDRAGAITVYERVLALSPSYLPALKALGRLYAQEGRWNELIKMYRAEAEIASTTEQASTLIYKIGELYEHRLKSENEAIASYQEALTLAPSYFPALRALARIYRSQSAWESLIEVLRAEAANRIDPTERANALFQAAAIWEDQLQRPELAIEGYQEVLRVAPSHAASLRALERLYVTQDNTKELVAILDRETQVGHSPGAKVAAYLKLARLYLDRFQEPTRAAQCCEAVLQLELGQLSALKMLERIRSGDRARRAELRVRLSERVTDKRLRTALRLSAAVDQDQTLSESTLDEYKLAFQEDPADVRVSFALERALRQAGDAAGLAWLYARRLEAVTDPYERVEITLRAADVAENRLGDLERAAQLYQSALEAQPHCLPALMGARRVQLKQGNPTAARATLEAEARVSKDSRSAVEAFIAAAKLSTSKLQDLDGAAALYRQALERDPLNAVATTGLEDLLAQRGGTADLAALHERRGEARLVKRDVSAAAASFVSGAKLYLTALDDRAKALALVDRALYAHPSYPDALELKGRLLLDAQQYAEAASALAQRVQQGGDPRLLAQHHLTLGGLYQTHLNEPSRAAAHLQTALATLPKNVEALDRLATLHLQSRNWTGAVDCLKRLLEQELSTEDRARHTVELARVHDEGLNDMASASLLYRKALELVPGDPALVDRLVILYERAANLPELAQMLEAQATALSADPKRAQSVRMRLAELYARSLEQPARAVTVYRQVLEQDPSSLPARAALAEMYSRDSSAMPMAIEEHRQLLKLDPSRVESLHALFKLWEGLKQYDKAFCASAVLQFLRSANEAESVFYSEAKNRLPQEAQERLALADLDNTLLPPASRGPLLEVLRSVGDQAGKLYPPQFEMLGVDRKADRLKPDSAVFKAILAVAKVFGVEEFEVYQARRGLMTLETTEPLCVCVGQDVVRKFNAREQKFLIGRAVLGLLNKTAMLSKLSQGETADFLGNSIRIFAPQFSALGRKNDEMVKQLRKAYSRKALKALELPAMALGDATKVDAKAMADGLSVSADRAGMLMCGDVSVGLGVVLREDPAMSNSKIESMDPVLAALKQRADLKELLNFSLSDDFFRMRQRLGLSL; translated from the coding sequence ATGAGCGAGCCGACTGATCTCACGAAGACCTCGTCCTTCGTCTCTCCCCCCTTGCCCGCGGCGGGAGTGCCCGTGAAGCCCGCGACCGAGGTGCTCGCCCAAGGCTTGGGGGCGATGCCGCCCGTGACAACCGAGGAAGAGGCCCGTGAGCGTGTCGCCGCCCTGGACCGGGAGGCGCGGGCCCTGAGCGTCACCGAGCCGCAGATGGCCGCCCTGCTCTTCCATGAGCTGGGGCTCATCTGGGAGGAGACGCTCAAGAATCCGCGCAACGCGGCCGTCGCCTTCCAAGCCGCCTACAAGCTGGCCCCGAAGTTCCTGGTGAACATCCGCGCCGCGCGCCGGCTCTTCGCGGACGTGGGCAACTGGCAGATGGTGCTCCAGTTGCTGGACGCGGAGCTCAACGGCACGGACGAGCCCCGCCAGAAGGCCGCGCTCCTCTTCGAGAAGGCCACCATCCTCGAGGAGCGGCTGTCCCGCGAGGCCGATGCCAAGGCCACCTGGCGCCAGTGCCTGGACCTGAAGCCCACCGAGGTGGCGCTGCTCACCCAGCTCGAGGCGCACTACGCGGCCCGCAACGACTCCGAGGCCCTCGTCGAGGTGTACCAACTGCTCGCCCGCGCCCTGGAGACGCCCGCGCTGCGCGCCCACTACCTCACCTCGGCCGGCCTGGTGCTGGAAGAGCGCCTCAAGCAGCCCGAGGCCGCCGCAGCCTGCTTCCGCGAGGCCTTCACCCTGGACCGCTCGGACCTGCTGCTGCTCGCCTCGCTCAAGCGCGTGGCCGAGCGCGAGGGGCGCACCGACGAGATGCTGGCCGCCCTGGCCTCCGAGGCCCACCTGTTGGGCACCCAGGCCACCCCCGCCTACCTCCAGATCGCCAAGATTTACGAGCGCCTGGGCCGCAAGGACGATGCCCTCGCCGCGCTGCTGGCCGCCCGCCGGGTGACGCCCCAGGAGCCGCTCGTCCTGTCGGAGCTCGCCGCCATCTACGAGACCCAGGGCCGCTACGAGGAGCTCGCGGACGTGCTGCTCTCGTGGGTGGGCTCCATCAACGATGAGAGCGAGCTGGTGGCCATCAACCTGCGCCTGGCGGCCCTCTACGAAGAGGAGCTCAAGCGCGAGGTGGACGCCATCGCGCGCTACCAGGCCATCCTCTCGCGCATCCCCGGCCATGCCGCCGCGCTGGCGGGCATGGGCAAGCTCTACCACCGGCTCCAGAACTGGGAGGGGCTGGTCTCCGTCTTCGACGCGGAGATCGCCGCCGGCGACGAGCCCAAGCAGAAGGCCGCGCGCATGTACAAGGCGGCCGAAGTCATGGAGGAGCGGCTGGGGCGCCAGGAAGACGCCATCGCCCGCTACAGCGCCTGCCTCCAGCTCCAGCCCGGCTATCTGCCCGCGCAGAAGTCCCTGGCCCGGCTCTACGAGCGCCAGGGCCGCTTCGCCGAGCTGGTGGCCATGTACGAGCAGGATCTGCTCCAGACGGCGGACCGCGATCAGCTCATCACCACCCTCAACAAGATGGCGGGCATCTACGAGGACCGCCTGAGCGATCTGGTCCACGCGATCGACTGCATGAAGCGCATCCTCGATCTGGCGTCGGATCACCTGCCCACCATCCGCAACCTGTCGCGCCTCTATGAGCGCGCCGGGCAGTTCCGCGAGCTCATCGAGACGCAGGAGCTGGAGGCCTCCTTCGCGGGCGACACCAAGCAGGTGCTGTCGCTCTACCACCGCAACGCGGAGATCCTCGACGAGCACCTGAAGGACCGCGCGGGCGCCATCACCGTCTACGAGCGCGTGCTGGCCCTGTCCCCCTCGTACCTGCCCGCGCTCAAGGCGCTGGGGCGCCTGTACGCGCAGGAGGGGCGCTGGAACGAGCTCATCAAGATGTACCGGGCCGAGGCGGAGATCGCCTCCACCACCGAGCAAGCCTCCACCCTCATCTACAAGATCGGCGAGCTGTACGAGCACCGGCTCAAGAGCGAGAACGAGGCCATCGCCTCGTACCAGGAGGCGCTGACGCTGGCGCCCAGCTACTTCCCCGCCCTGCGCGCCCTGGCCCGCATCTACCGGAGCCAGAGCGCCTGGGAGAGCCTCATCGAGGTGCTGCGCGCCGAGGCCGCCAACCGCATCGATCCCACCGAGCGCGCCAACGCCCTCTTCCAGGCCGCCGCCATCTGGGAGGATCAGCTCCAGCGGCCAGAGCTGGCCATCGAGGGCTACCAGGAAGTGCTGCGCGTGGCGCCCAGCCATGCCGCCTCCCTGCGCGCCCTGGAGCGGCTGTATGTCACCCAGGACAACACCAAGGAGCTGGTGGCCATCCTCGACCGGGAGACCCAGGTGGGCCACTCGCCCGGCGCCAAGGTGGCCGCCTACCTCAAGCTCGCGCGCCTCTACCTGGACCGCTTCCAGGAGCCCACGCGCGCGGCCCAATGCTGCGAGGCCGTGCTCCAGCTGGAGCTGGGCCAGCTCTCCGCCCTGAAGATGCTCGAGCGCATCCGCTCTGGTGACCGTGCACGCCGCGCCGAGCTGCGCGTGCGCCTCTCCGAGCGGGTGACGGACAAGCGCCTGCGCACCGCGCTGCGCCTGTCGGCCGCCGTGGACCAGGACCAGACGCTCTCCGAGAGCACCCTGGATGAGTACAAGCTGGCCTTCCAGGAGGATCCCGCCGATGTGCGGGTCAGCTTCGCCCTGGAGCGCGCCTTGCGTCAGGCCGGCGACGCCGCGGGCCTCGCGTGGTTGTATGCCCGCCGCCTGGAGGCGGTGACGGACCCGTACGAGCGCGTGGAGATCACCCTGCGCGCCGCCGACGTGGCCGAGAACCGGCTCGGAGACCTGGAGCGCGCCGCCCAGCTCTACCAGTCCGCGCTGGAGGCCCAACCGCACTGTCTGCCCGCCCTCATGGGCGCGCGCCGGGTGCAGCTCAAGCAGGGCAACCCCACCGCCGCCCGCGCCACCCTGGAGGCCGAGGCCCGCGTCAGCAAGGACTCGCGCAGCGCCGTGGAGGCGTTCATCGCCGCCGCGAAGCTCTCCACCTCCAAGCTCCAGGATCTGGATGGCGCCGCCGCCCTCTACCGGCAGGCGCTGGAGCGAGACCCCCTCAACGCCGTGGCCACCACCGGCCTGGAGGATCTGCTCGCCCAGCGTGGCGGCACCGCCGACCTCGCCGCCCTGCACGAGCGGCGCGGCGAAGCCCGGCTGGTCAAACGGGACGTCTCCGCCGCGGCGGCCTCCTTCGTCAGCGGCGCGAAGCTCTACCTCACCGCGCTCGATGACCGCGCCAAGGCCTTGGCCCTGGTGGACCGGGCGCTCTACGCGCACCCCAGCTACCCGGATGCCCTGGAGCTGAAGGGCCGGTTGCTGCTGGATGCCCAGCAGTATGCCGAGGCCGCCTCGGCGCTCGCGCAGCGCGTGCAGCAGGGAGGCGATCCCCGGCTGCTGGCCCAGCACCACCTCACCCTGGGAGGCCTCTACCAGACGCACCTGAACGAGCCGAGCCGGGCCGCCGCCCACTTGCAGACCGCGCTCGCCACGCTGCCCAAGAACGTCGAGGCCCTGGACCGGCTGGCCACCCTGCACTTGCAGAGCCGCAACTGGACGGGGGCCGTGGACTGCCTCAAGCGCCTGCTGGAGCAGGAGCTGTCCACCGAGGATCGCGCCCGCCACACGGTGGAGCTGGCGCGCGTCCACGACGAGGGGCTGAACGACATGGCGAGCGCCTCGCTGCTGTACCGCAAGGCGCTGGAGCTGGTGCCCGGAGACCCCGCCCTGGTGGACCGGCTCGTCATCCTCTACGAGCGCGCCGCCAACCTGCCGGAGCTGGCGCAGATGCTGGAGGCGCAGGCCACCGCGCTCTCGGCGGACCCGAAGCGGGCCCAGTCCGTGCGGATGCGGCTGGCGGAACTGTACGCCCGCTCGCTGGAGCAGCCCGCCCGCGCCGTCACCGTCTACCGGCAGGTGCTGGAGCAGGATCCGTCGAGCCTCCCTGCCCGCGCCGCCCTGGCGGAGATGTACTCGCGCGACAGCAGCGCCATGCCCATGGCCATCGAGGAGCACCGGCAGCTGCTCAAGCTGGATCCGTCCCGGGTGGAGAGCCTCCACGCGCTCTTCAAGCTGTGGGAGGGCCTCAAGCAGTATGACAAGGCCTTCTGCGCCTCGGCGGTGTTGCAGTTCCTGCGCTCGGCCAACGAGGCCGAGTCCGTCTTCTACAGCGAGGCGAAGAACCGCCTCCCGCAGGAGGCCCAGGAGCGTCTGGCGCTGGCGGATCTCGACAACACCCTGCTGCCCCCGGCCTCCCGGGGCCCCCTGCTGGAGGTGCTGCGCTCCGTGGGCGATCAGGCCGGCAAGCTGTACCCGCCGCAGTTCGAGATGCTCGGCGTGGACCGGAAGGCGGACCGGCTCAAGCCGGACTCGGCCGTGTTCAAGGCCATCCTCGCCGTGGCCAAGGTCTTCGGCGTGGAGGAGTTCGAGGTCTACCAGGCCCGCCGCGGGCTGATGACGCTGGAGACCACCGAGCCGCTGTGCGTGTGCGTGGGCCAGGACGTGGTGCGCAAGTTCAACGCCCGCGAGCAGAAGTTCCTCATTGGCCGCGCGGTGCTGGGCCTGTTGAACAAGACGGCCATGCTCTCGAAGCTCTCCCAGGGCGAGACGGCGGACTTCCTGGGCAACTCCATCCGCATCTTCGCCCCCCAGTTCTCCGCGCTCGGCCGGAAGAACGACGAGATGGTGAAGCAGCTGCGCAAGGCCTACTCGCGCAAGGCGCTCAAGGCCCTGGAGCTGCCCGCCATGGCGCTGGGCGATGCCACCAAGGTGGATGCGAAGGCGATGGCCGACGGCCTGTCGGTCTCGGCGGACCGCGCCGGCATGCTGATGTGCGGCGATGTCTCCGTGGGCCTGGGGGTGGTGCTGCGCGAGGATCCGGCGATGTCGAACTCGAAGATCGAGTCCATGGATCCCGTGCTCGCGGCGCTCAAGCAGCGGGCGGACCTGAAGGAGCTGCTGAACTTCTCGCTGTCGGACGACTTCTTCCGGATGCGGCAGCGGCTCGGGCTGTCCCTGTAG
- a CDS encoding competence/damage-inducible protein A gives MERTGAAAVIIGNEVLTAKVVDANGPLLIRRLRELGIPLRSVEIVPDDVDIIIESVARARARAAYVFTSGGIGPTHDDVTVRAVALALGRQVVRLPEMVELVRKRSENPTAEAMRLADAPEGAELLAQEGSWLPVLTVDNIFLLPGVPQLFKLQLETVLARLRGTPVHLCNLYLRLGESAIAAVLDRVALDMPHVAIGSYPVFDASLDYRVKVTIEAPEVSPVEQAVARIRGGLPADAIIRQE, from the coding sequence ATGGAGCGTACCGGCGCAGCGGCGGTCATCATCGGCAATGAGGTCCTCACCGCGAAGGTGGTGGATGCCAACGGGCCTCTGCTCATCCGGCGGTTGAGGGAGCTGGGCATCCCCCTTCGTTCGGTGGAGATTGTCCCGGACGACGTGGACATCATCATCGAGTCCGTCGCCCGGGCGCGGGCGCGGGCCGCCTACGTCTTCACCAGCGGGGGCATCGGTCCCACGCACGACGACGTCACCGTGCGGGCCGTGGCGCTGGCGCTGGGGCGCCAGGTGGTGCGCTTGCCGGAGATGGTGGAGTTGGTGCGCAAGCGGTCCGAGAACCCCACGGCCGAGGCCATGCGGCTGGCGGATGCGCCCGAGGGGGCGGAGCTGCTGGCGCAGGAGGGAAGCTGGCTGCCGGTGCTCACCGTGGACAACATCTTCCTGCTGCCCGGGGTGCCCCAGCTCTTCAAGCTGCAACTGGAGACGGTGCTGGCCCGGCTGCGGGGCACGCCCGTCCACCTGTGCAACCTGTACCTGCGGCTGGGCGAGAGCGCCATCGCGGCCGTGCTGGACCGGGTGGCGCTCGACATGCCCCATGTGGCCATCGGCTCCTACCCGGTGTTCGATGCCTCGCTGGACTACCGGGTGAAGGTGACGATCGAGGCCCCCGAGGTATCGCCCGTGGAGCAGGCCGTGGCGCGCATCCGCGGCGGCCTGCCCGCGGATGCGATCATCCGCCAGGAGTAG
- the thrC gene encoding threonine synthase, with protein MSTPGAGFRAEYACSEGCGFRTSLWEVIYRCPRCGSLLEVSHDLEALRAVPAAEWKRRFESRFGQSRLPHASGVWGKHEWVCPELPAGDIVSLGEGRVPLKPLPRMAKELGLGSLELKECGVSPTGSFKDWGMTVLVSAVKHLRARGVPLRAVACASTGDTSAALSAYCAAAGIPSVVFLPKDKVSLAQLVQPIANGARVLSLDTDFDGCMKLVQQVTEDRGLYLANSMNSLRIEGQKVVAIELCQDLGWEPPDWVVIPGGNLGNASALGKGFQMLHAMGLISRLPRLAVAQAERANPLVRSFRGGFSELEPMKAERTLASAIQIGNPVSFRRAVRMLRAFDGVVEDATESELANAAARADLEGTFTCPHTGVALAAVEKLVARKVIAPGASVAVVSTAHGLKFADFKVGYHRATLADVQSQRANPPLELPAELGAVREALASLG; from the coding sequence ATGAGCACCCCGGGTGCCGGCTTCCGCGCGGAGTATGCCTGCAGCGAGGGGTGTGGCTTCCGCACCTCGCTCTGGGAGGTCATCTACCGCTGCCCGCGCTGTGGCTCCTTGCTGGAAGTGTCCCACGATCTGGAGGCGCTGCGGGCCGTGCCCGCCGCCGAGTGGAAGCGCCGCTTCGAGTCCCGCTTTGGCCAGTCGCGGCTTCCGCACGCCTCGGGGGTTTGGGGCAAGCATGAGTGGGTGTGTCCGGAGCTACCGGCCGGGGACATCGTGTCGCTGGGCGAGGGGCGCGTGCCGCTCAAGCCCCTGCCGCGCATGGCGAAGGAGTTGGGGCTGGGCAGCCTGGAGCTGAAGGAGTGCGGTGTCTCGCCCACGGGGAGCTTCAAGGACTGGGGGATGACGGTCCTCGTCTCCGCCGTGAAGCACCTGCGGGCGCGGGGCGTGCCCTTGCGGGCGGTGGCGTGCGCGTCCACGGGGGATACCTCGGCGGCGCTCTCGGCCTACTGCGCCGCGGCGGGCATTCCCTCCGTGGTCTTTCTGCCCAAGGACAAGGTGTCGCTGGCGCAGCTCGTCCAGCCCATCGCCAACGGGGCGCGCGTGCTCTCCTTGGATACGGACTTCGATGGCTGCATGAAGCTGGTGCAGCAGGTGACGGAGGACCGGGGGCTGTACCTGGCCAACTCGATGAACTCGCTGCGCATCGAGGGGCAGAAGGTGGTGGCCATCGAGCTGTGCCAGGACTTGGGCTGGGAGCCGCCCGACTGGGTGGTCATCCCGGGCGGGAACCTGGGCAACGCGAGCGCCCTGGGCAAGGGCTTCCAGATGTTGCACGCGATGGGGCTCATCTCCCGGCTGCCACGGCTGGCCGTGGCCCAGGCCGAGCGGGCCAACCCCCTGGTGCGCTCCTTCCGGGGCGGCTTCAGCGAGTTGGAGCCCATGAAGGCCGAGCGCACCCTGGCCTCGGCCATCCAGATTGGCAATCCGGTCTCCTTCCGGCGCGCGGTGCGGATGCTCCGGGCGTTCGATGGCGTCGTCGAGGATGCCACCGAGTCCGAGCTGGCCAACGCGGCGGCCCGGGCGGACCTGGAGGGCACCTTCACCTGTCCGCACACGGGCGTGGCGCTGGCGGCGGTGGAGAAGCTGGTGGCCCGCAAGGTCATCGCCCCGGGGGCGAGCGTGGCGGTGGTGTCCACGGCGCACGGCCTCAAGTTCGCGGACTTCAAGGTGGGCTACCACCGCGCCACCCTGGCGGACGTGCAGAGCCAGCGGGCCAATCCGCCGCTGGAGCTGCCCGCGGAGCTCGGGGCGGTCCGCGAGGCCCTGGCGTCATTGGGGTAG
- the tmk gene encoding dTMP kinase has product MSALRRKPGRGRFIVLEGLDGAGTTTQAERLAAALRAEGHAVLTTREPSDGPIGTMIRQALTGRLVLPQGAGPLAPETLALLYAADRTDHLKAKVLPALEAGHIVLSDRYVLSSLAYQGAALAMAWVEAVNGHAVSPDLTLFVHVSPAVAARRRAARGAAKELFEEDTLQRRIARQYEEAIRRRESQETIVRIDGEQAVEAVTEAALVEIHSVLGRKRAR; this is encoded by the coding sequence GTGAGCGCCTTGCGCCGGAAGCCGGGCCGGGGGCGCTTCATCGTCTTGGAGGGGCTGGATGGGGCGGGCACCACCACGCAGGCCGAGCGCCTCGCCGCCGCCCTGCGGGCCGAGGGCCACGCGGTGCTCACCACCCGGGAGCCCTCGGATGGGCCCATCGGGACGATGATTCGACAGGCCCTCACGGGGCGGCTGGTGCTGCCCCAGGGGGCCGGGCCGCTGGCGCCGGAGACGCTGGCGCTGCTGTATGCCGCCGACCGGACGGACCACCTGAAGGCCAAGGTGCTCCCCGCGCTGGAGGCGGGGCACATCGTCCTGAGCGACCGGTACGTGCTGTCCTCGCTGGCCTATCAGGGGGCGGCGCTGGCCATGGCGTGGGTGGAGGCGGTGAACGGCCATGCGGTGTCGCCAGACCTGACTTTGTTCGTCCACGTGTCCCCGGCGGTGGCGGCCCGCAGGAGGGCCGCGCGGGGGGCGGCCAAGGAGCTGTTCGAGGAGGACACGCTCCAGCGGCGCATTGCCCGGCAATACGAGGAGGCCATCCGTCGGCGCGAGTCCCAGGAGACGATCGTCCGCATCGACGGGGAGCAAGCCGTGGAAGCGGTGACGGAAGCGGCGCTGGTGGAGATTCACTCCGTGCTTGGACGCAAGCGCGCGCGCTAG